One window from the genome of Calliopsis andreniformis isolate RMS-2024a chromosome 12, iyCalAndr_principal, whole genome shotgun sequence encodes:
- the LOC143185824 gene encoding putative RNA methyltransferase CG11342, producing the protein MSGDATGTPSKEKQEEKTDPGASRHGNFMNYYQFHPAEERVRQLPRGVWRSTHPDRKYVGLDVGCNAGDLTFVLHEFLASALSPDQTEISLLGVDLDPILIERARERNPRPDRIIFECLDFLADDCNQTLEQYLRPFDKSRFDVVFCFSVTMWIHLNHGDEGLLKFLRKACSIADMVVIEPQLWKCYRNASRRLRRSKGEDFPLLRTLKLVGDPASHIENILKEDCKFRRVMVTADNEWKRRLLIYERT; encoded by the exons ATGTCGGGCGACGCAACGGGGACACCATCTAAGGAAAAGCAAGAGGAAAAGACGGATCCGGGCGCGAGTAGGCACGGGAACTTCATGAATTATTACCAATTCCATCCTGCGGAAGAGCGCGTGCGACAACTTCCGCGTGGCGTGTGGCGGTCGACCCATCCGGACCGGAAATACGTAGGCCTAGACGTCGGCTGTAACGCGGGG GATTTAACATTCGTCTTGCACGAGTTCCTCGCGAGCGCCTTATCACCCGATCAGACAGAGATCTCATTGCTCGGAGTGGATCTCGACCCGATCTTAATCGAGAGGGCACGTGAACGCAACCCACGACCGGATCGGATTATTTTCGAGTGCCTCGATTTTCTAGCGGACGATTGTAACCAGACGCTCGAGCAGTACCTTCGTCCCTTCGACAAGTCACGCTTCGACGTCGTGTTCTGTTTCTCCGTTACGATGTGGATCCACCTGAACCACGGGGACGAAGGGCTGCTGAAATTCCTGCGGAAGGCGTGCTCGATCGCGGACATGGTCGTGATCGAGCCGCAGCTATGGAAATGCTACAGGAACGCGTCGAGGAGGCTGAGACGGTCGAAGGGCGAGGACTTCCCTTTGCTCAGGACGCTCAAACTCGTCGGGGATCCCGCCAGCCACATCGAAAATATATTAAAGGAGGATTGCAAGTTTCGCAGAGTGATGGTCACGGCGGACAACGAGTGGAAGCGGAGACTATTAATCTACGAGAGGACGTGA